The Verrucomicrobiota bacterium JB022 genome includes the window CTACCACACGATCAAAGGTGTTGCCGGCTTCCTCCAACTGGAAGCGATCCAGCGCCTGGCCCACGAAGTCGAAAGCCTGCTCGACCTGGCTCGCAACGCCACGATCAAGCTCGACAGCGTGTTGATCACCCTGATCCTCCAGTCGCGCGACCGCCTGCTGCAGCTGACGGAGCAGATCGAAAAGGCTCTGCGCACCGGTCATCAGCCCGATGTGGCCATCCCTGTCCATGCGCTGATCGAAGAGGTAAAAGTGGCCACCCAGCGTGCGCTCTCGGGCGAAACCGCCCCTGCCCCAGTCGCCGCGCACAAGGAAGAGGAAGCAACTGGCTTTGCCGAAGAGGATGAAGAGCCGGAGCCGCTGGAGCCCGAAATCGAGGCTGTTGCCAAGGCCCCCGTCTCCCTCGCCACCGCCCGCGCCGCCGAAGCCTTGAAGGAGGCCGAGCAGCAGATGAGCGCCAACGGAAATGCCCGCGTCAACGCCACCATCCGCGTCGACTACGAAAAGGTGAGCAACCTGATGGACATGGTGGGCGAGCTCGTGATCGTGGAAAGCCAACTGGCCGCCGCGAGCGAAGAGGCGATGCATGCCAACCAGCATTTCCAGCGCATGATGAACCAGCTCAAGCGCATCACCAAGGACTTGCAGCACACTTCGATGGCGCTGCGCCTGGTGCCGATCAAGCCGAGCTTCCAGAAAGTTGCCCGCATGGTGCGCGACCTTTCCCGTGGCTTTGGCAAGAGCGTCGACTTCATCATGGAGGGTGAAGACACCGAGCTCGACCGCAGCGTGGTGGAGCAGATTGCCGACCCGCTGGTGCACATGGTGCGCAACGCCATCGACCACGGCCTAGAAGCCAACGAGGAAGAGCGTATCAAGGCCGGGAAAACCCCCTCGGGCAAGATCGCCCTCAAGGCTTACCAGATGGGCTCTACCATCGTGATCGAGCTTTCCGACGACGGTCGCGGCCTCAACAGCGAGAAGATTCTCAAGAAGGCGACCGAGCGTGGCCTGATCGACGGCAACCGCGATCTGACGAAGGAAGAGATCTACCAGATGATCTTCCTGCCCGGCTTCTCCACCGCCGAAAAGGTGACGGATATTTCCGGCCGTGGCGTGGGGATGGACGTGGTGCGCCGCAACATCGAATCGCTGCGCGGCACCGTGCAGGTGACTTCCGCCCCCGGCCAGGGCACGACTTTCAAGATCAAGCTGCCGCTCACCACCGCCATCATCGACGGCCTCGTGGTGCGCGTGGGCAACGAAAAGTTTGTGCTCCCGACCGGCAGCGTGCGCCAGACGATCCGCCCGGAGGCGAAGCAGATGCGCGTGCTCTACGGCAAGGCCGAAGTCGTCGTCTTGCGCGACGAGATCACCCCGGTGATCCGCCTCTACGAGGAATTCGGCATCGAGGGCGCCGTGACCGACCCGACCAAGGGCAACCTCGTGATCATCGAAACCTTTGGCAAACACTTCGCCATGCTGGTCGACGAGATGGTCCACAAGCAGGAAGTGGTGATCAAGAGCCTGGGCGCGATGATGCGCCGGGTGCGTGGCGTCTCGGGTGGCGCCATCCTGGGCGACGGCACCATCGCCTTGATCCTCGATCCGTTCTCCATTGTGGCCGTCGCGGCCGACTTGCCGGAGAACGCGACCGCCGGGGCCGCCGTGGTCTCGGCCTAAGAGGCTTTGATGGGAGCCCGGCCCTCGAAGGGATCGGGCTTTCTCGCACCACTAGTAAACGTAAGCCTGTTGGAGCCGGTTTTCGGTTTCCTGCAGGCTTTTTTTCATCCGCTGCATGCGCTGCTGGAGCGAACGCTTGCGCTCTTGCAGCGTCTTCACCTGATACTCGCGGAGGCGGCGAAGGTGACTGGGCGTAGCGTTCTCGGTCGCGCGGTTTTCGACTGGGGCGCGCGGTGCGACCGGGGCGCTTTGGGCAAACGCCGGCTGAGGGCTGCCGATATTCCCCATGATCCCCCCCATCACCAGCACCAGGCCGATGAAGCAGTAGACCACGTTGAAGTCGCGCGTGAAGATGATCCCGTTGTAGAGGAAAAAGATACCGAGCACTTCTGCCGCGATTCCGCCGATGGTGCGGTGCAGACGGGTGGGCCCGGAGCGTTGAGGCCGGGGGGCGACGGTTTTGACAATTTGCGCCTCCCGCAGGCGGTTCTCGTCTTCCACCAGGTTTTGGTAGCTCTTCAGTTGGCGATCCAGCTCGCGCGAGCAGGAATCGAGGCGCTGCTGCAGGTCCTGGTAGTCCTTTTCCTGCTGCTCTATGTCCTTGCGCAGACCTTCCTGACGCAGCTTCCAGAGCTTTTGCACGCGACTGCGCGTCTGGCCATCGCGGTCGAAGCCCGTCAACTCGGCATAGGCCAACACCGGGCGCTGCAGCTCGGGCGAGAGCTGGTAGAGGCCCTCTACCTCGATGAATGCCTCGGGGCGCGCCTTGAGCATCGCCTCCAACGCAGCCGATTGGCCGGGGTAAACTTCTTTCAGCAGGTCGCTGGTGAAGTAGAAGAAAGGGGAAAAGAAGACGATTTGCCGGCGGACCATCTCGTCGGGCAAGATATCCGTCAGCTCGTTGATCGCCCTCACCAGATTGTCGGGGAAAGCCGGGCGCTTGAGGACTTGCTGGGCGTATTCGAGGATTTGCTGGCGAAAGTCCGCGCCCCAGGACGTGACGCCTGCCTCTTGGAGGGCCTCGCGACAGAGGCGGGCGAATTCTTTCCACTCCTCGCCCAGCAGAGGCCGCTTGAGCAAGATTTCGATCCCATCGCGGGCAAGCTGGTGCAGGGCCGCGCCAGCGTGGAGCAAGGGGTGAAAGCGCGAGGGAAAGTCGTCGAACAAGGCCTCCACCAGGCTGAGTTGAGAGGCTTCCGCGCGCGCGGCGTTCTCCTTCTCCGCCAGCGCCAGGAGGGTGGCCGGCATCCCTTGGGCCTGCTCCACCAGCGGGCGGTGCCGGGGGCCGGGGACCCCCAGCGCGTGCAGCAGGGCCTCCGCCGCCGGAGCCGTGAGGGGGCTCAGGACGAGCGGCACCACCGACACTTCTGCGAGCCCGTAGTCTTGCCACGCCTGGGAAAGATCTTCCGCATCGTGGCCGGTGACGACGAAGTCGATGTGCTCGATGATGTTGGATTCATCGGCTCCAAGCATGCGGACGGCCGAGCGCCACTCACGCAGCTTGAACTCAGGCCAGGCGGCAAAATCTTCCAGCACGAAGACGAGCCGGGTGAGCGGAGTCCAGCCGGAGCGCGAACGGCTTTCGAACAAATCGATCAGAATTTGTGCGAGGTCGCCCTCCCCTGCTCGCGCCGACTGGCGAAAGAGCTCCGCGAGGCGCTCCAGATCGGGCTTGAGGCCTTGGACTTGGAGGGCCGACACCAAGGTGGGCCCGCCTTCGAGCAAGGTTTGCTTGTCCAGCGCCAGGACCCAGATGGAGCGCTGCCGCTGCTTCAGCTGGGCCAGCAGCTCTTTGACGAGGCGTGTCTTTCCGATCCCCACCGGGCCCGATAGTTGCAAGCAGGCGCTGCTGCGGGCATAGGGCATCGATAACCCCTCCTGCAGCGCCTGCAACTCGGCTTCTCGGCCGATCAATGGAAGTTCGGCGGGCACAAAATTAGGTTCAGGCGCGGTGGACGCCTGCTAAACCAAAAGTCGGCCTGAAAATCGCTTTCATTACAAAAAAATAACAGGGCGGAAAAACTCTCCTCCTATAAAGGATTCCCGCAAACAACCGATTTACCTATTTGCTCCCATGAAGCTCTCGTTCACGCATCTCGCCCTGCTGGCCCCGGTGCTTCTCGCGGTGGCCTTTGCCGGCTGCCAAAGCAAGAACCCTCAAGACGCGCGGGTGCCGGTCAATAACGTCTACGAGGCGGCCCCTTCCCTGCCCCTCCATGTCCAACGTGTGGCCGTGCTTCCCGTCTACTGGGAAGATTATCAGGACTATACCGACAGCTATGTGGACGAAGTGGTGCTCCAGGCTCTGCGGCAGAGCGCGCGCTTCGAAGTGGTGGAGATCCCGCGTGAGACGTTGCGCGAGTGGTATGGCAGGCCGCAGCTGGGCAGCCAGGAGCGCCTGCCGCGCGATTTACCGCAGCGCATCGGCGATGCCTACGGTGCGCAAGGGCTGCTCGTGGTGGACTTGCAGCACTTCCGCCCCTATCAGCCGATGGAAGTCTCCATGCAGGCGCAATTGGTCGATCTTTTGACTGGAGAAACCTTTTGGAGCGCCGATCATACAGAAACGGCTGGAAATCCCGTCCTGCGCAAGGCGGCTGCCAGCACCGAGGCCAGAACGGTCGAGGCTCCGGTCGAAGCATTCGACCAGCGGGCTACTTACAGCCCCCGACGCTTTTTAGGCGTTGTCTCCCAATCACTTTTCTACACTCTGCCCCACCGTAACTGAGCCATGAGGATTAACAACGATCGACGCGTTTCTTCATACAAAGCCGTGCGGCGTAGCAATGGCAGCGGCAGTGCATCTTCTTCCGCCCCCGCCAGCGAAACGACCGATCAACTGGCCCTCAACCAGGTGCGCGAGATGGTCGACCGCCTGATCACGATGCCCGAAGTGCGCGCCGAAGTGGCCGAGCTGGCCAAGCGCCTCGCCCGTGATCCGAGCTACCCCTCGCCCGATATTGTGGAAGAGCTTTCCAAGATTCTCGCCAAAGCGATCCGTCTATGAATCCTGCCGCGCAGCCAATGCCCCGTTCCGACGAGGTCATCCGGCACAGCATCGACAATGTGCCGCGCCTGGCCTCGCTTCGCAGCATCAGCAACGCGCTGAGCAACCTGCTCAACACGGAATACAGCTTTACGGCCCAGATCGCCGAGATCATCAGCCGCGACCCGTCGTTGACTGCACGCCTGCTCAAGTTGGTCAACTCCGTCTTCTTCGGGATCTCGCACAAGATCACCAATATCGAGGAAGCGGTGTTTTACCTCGGGCTGCGCCAGATCAAGGAGCTCGCGCTCGCCACCCCGGTGATCGAGGACTTCGAGCAGATCCAGCGCAACGTGAAGGGCATCGAATGGCGCCGGTTGTGGCAGCACAGCATCGGCTCGGCCTTGCTCACTCGCGAAATCCTCGCCGTGGCCGACATTGCTTACGAAGACGATACGGACTATCTGATCGGCCTGCTCCACAAGGTGGGCAAGATCGTGATGGCCGCCGCCTTCCCGGATGAATTTGTGGACATCCACCAGCGCACCTGGGCAAACCCGCGCGATGTGGTGGAAGAAGAAAAGCGCCTCATCGGCTGGGACCACGCGCAGATCGCCTCCTATTATCTCCAGAAAAACCGGATGAAGGCGGAGATCTACGAGGGCATCGCCCACCAGTTTGCCCCCACTCGCGCCGGTCGCTATGCGCTGACCGCTGCCGCCATCCAGCTGGCCGACCAGATGCTGGTGCAGGAGGGCATCTACGGGATCGAGAACATCGAGCCTGCACCGGAAGCGATCGACCTGACCGAGCAACCGGGCTGGATGCTGCTCTTTGGGGGTAAGCGCCAGCAGGCCAACCTCGCCATGGCTTCCCTCACCCGCACGCTGAAGCGTCTCCCCATGACGCTCGAGGGCATGGTGTAGAAGAGCGGAACCGGGGCTGTGGACATTTGAGCTTGCCAACGCAAGGATGCGTTGGTTTCTGAAGAAATGCCCTGCTCCCTTACCCCACCCAGACGCTGTGGTCACCCTGCCGCAACGCTACTGGCGATTGCCGCAACCCTGTTCTCCCCCACGGGCGCCGTTCCGGCGGTGGAAGCTGCTCCCGCAGAAAAAACAGAGCCAGCCGGCAAGAAGCCGGCCAAGGTGGATGCCCGTACTATCTACGCCGCCGCCGATGTCACCGAGCAGCCGCAAGTAGAAGTCTCACCAGTTTTTCGTCGGCCCCCGACTATTTCCGTACCGGCGGAGGAAGTGCTTGTCGTGCTAAGCTATGCGGTTATGGACGACGGCAGGGTCGGCCCAGTCATCATCCACGAGTCGAACGATCCGGCGTTCCGAGGCGAAATTCTTCTAGCTCTCAACAGAGCCCGCTACAAGCCAGCAAAGATCGGGGATAAAGACGTTCATGCCTGGCAGACCAAAGCATTTGCCATTCCGGCCAATGCTCCATTCTGGAAGGATGACAAGGAGGATAATCCCATTTATGAGCTGAGCGACGACATAGAAAAACCAACTATGATCGGGCATCCGCGTATCACATATCCGATCGCTCTAAAAAACAGGCGGATCACAGGAAGCGTTAAGCTTAAGTATTTGATAAATAATGACGGGCGTACCGGCATTATGGTGATAGAACACTCCGACCATCCCTTGTTTACCGGAGCAGTCATTTTTGCCATGCGTGATCAAAGATTCAATCCTGGCAAGAAGAACGGCAAGCCTATCAATGTATGGGTCGATCAGGAGTTTCCGTTCGACCTCAGGTAGCGCGCGGCCCACTCAGCGCCGATACACGGCATAGGTGCAGACGATCTGCACCATGGTCACATTCGCCCCACCCGCTCCGGCGCGCACGCGGTGAGATTGGCCGCAGCGGGGGCAGTTACCGACGTAAGCGGTGCCTTCGCGGTTTAAATAGAGGCGCCCGTAGGTGTTGCAGGTGACGAAGTGCGAGCCGAGGAACTTGCGGCCGGTGGCACTGGATGGCTCACGGCTCACGGCGGTCGCGCTTTTCCAGTTGGTCCCAGATGGTGTCGAGGCCGGCCAGCATGCGGATGGCTTCGCCCCAGTCTCCCTCCCGCACAGCGGTGTCGCAGTAGTCGTAAATGCGGTTGAGGCCGAGCGCGACTTCCGGGGCCTTCTGGTAATCGAGGCCGCTACGCAGGTGCTGCAGGCCGATGAGCGCCTGCTCCGTCTCCTGATGGGTGCAATGCTCCAGCGCCCGACGCGTCACGTGGCGGAGGCGTTCCATGGGGGTGGAGGCAGTGGCCTGGACTTTCTGGTAAGCGGCTTGCACGTTGTGTTTCATGGAGTGGTGGCCGAAGCCACGTCGGAGGAGGAGTTCGCGGCGGGCAGGCTTATATCGTGAGACTCTGCCCAGAGCGCGATGTTCAACAATGGCCAAAGGGCGAGGTTGAACATGCGTTCCTGCGAACGTTCGAGCAGGAACTGTACCGCCTCTCCGTTACACAATTCATCTACCAGCTCGGAGCCCAGCAGGGTTTCGCGGGCGAAGGTGCGCCAGGGGCCAGCCAGGCATTCCTGGAAGGGCGTGGGGAACGAAACCTTGGGCCGGGTGAGGATCTCCATCGGCACTTCGTGGCGGAAGCCTTCGCGCAGCACGCGCTTGGGCAGCACGAGGCCGCGCTGGTCGAGCTCTTGCGCGTTAAGCGTCTTCCCCATCTCGCGCGCCTCGTCGTCGGCCCAGTCCAACTTCTGGTGGTCGGGCAACTGGAAGGCGAGGGTCATCAGCTCGGGATCGGTAAAGGGGACGCGGCCTTCGACGCTGGCGGCCATGGTGCTCGAATCCAGGCGGCTGAGCAGGCCTTCGAGGTTGATCTGCGCGTGCAGGTGCAGGTAGCGGTCCATCGGCGAGAGCTCCTTCAGCCCTTCCAATACCTTGAGGTAGTGGAGGAACATGGGCTCGTCGTTCTGGGTGTCGCGAATCGTCGCCGGGTTGAGGATCTGGAACTTGAGGCTGAGCGGTACCCAGGAATTGAGCCGGAAGTAGTGCTCGGTGAGGTTGCCAAACTGGTCGACGCCGTAGAGCCGGCGCAGCGACTTCTGGTAGGCTTCGCGCTCGGCCTGAGGCCAGCCGCCGAGGGTGCCGGCGCGTTCGAAATCCCAGGCGGAGGCATAGGGCAGCGTGTAACCGGCAAAAACTTCATCCGCCCCTTCTCCGCTAAGCGCCACGGTATATTCCTTGCGCAGCGCGCGCGCGAGGCGGTAGATGCCGACCTCGTTGGGCGTGCTGAGGGGCTGGCCTTTTTGCGCGATGAGGTGCTGCCAGTCGTCGAGGTAGTCTTCCTCGCTCAGCAGGGTCTTTTGGCAGCGCAGGTTGTAGGCCTCGGCCGCGAGGTCGACATAGGGGAACTCGTGATAGGCTTGGCCGAAGGTGCCTTCGCGCTCATAACCGACGGTATAACAGTGGTAGTGCCCGAGGGTCAGCTCGCTGGCCTGGCTGGCAATAATGGTCGAATCGAGACCGCCGCTGAGGAAGCCGCCGAGCGGCACATCGCTGATCAACTGGCGCTGCACGGCGCGGCGCACGTGCGCGCGCACTTCTTCGGCCACTTCGCGGATGTCGCGCTGGCGCTTGGCCGAGGCGGGCACGGCGGGCAGCTGCCAGTAGCGGTGCGGCATGGCCACCGGGAGGCGGGGGCTGAGCTCGAGCATGCTCCCGGGCTCAAGCGTGCTGACGCCTTGCACGAGGGTCCGCTGCCCCAGCGTGGTGCGGATGGTGGAGAGGTAATGCGAGAAGGTGACGACGTCCAACTCGCGCTTGATCCCCGGAAATGTCAGTATGGCGCCGAGCGAGGAGGCAAAATAGCAGCGACTGCCGACGAAGGCGAAGAAGAGCGGCTTGATGCCCGCGTGGTCGCGCACCAGCCAGAGGCGGTGCTCGGCGGCGCGGTA containing:
- a CDS encoding HDOD domain-containing protein gives rise to the protein MPRSDEVIRHSIDNVPRLASLRSISNALSNLLNTEYSFTAQIAEIISRDPSLTARLLKLVNSVFFGISHKITNIEEAVFYLGLRQIKELALATPVIEDFEQIQRNVKGIEWRRLWQHSIGSALLTREILAVADIAYEDDTDYLIGLLHKVGKIVMAAAFPDEFVDIHQRTWANPRDVVEEEKRLIGWDHAQIASYYLQKNRMKAEIYEGIAHQFAPTRAGRYALTAAAIQLADQMLVQEGIYGIENIEPAPEAIDLTEQPGWMLLFGGKRQQANLAMASLTRTLKRLPMTLEGMV
- the asnB gene encoding asparagine synthase (glutamine-hydrolyzing), encoding MCGIAGAFDASTRESLPLQWVREASSCLERRGPDAEGFAQGPGYAFAHRRLSIIDVEGSPQPWVDAETGDVLVFNGEIYNYRELRALLEAEGHTFRSEGDTEVLLRALQAWKRQALSRINGMFAFAYYRAAEHRLWLVRDHAGIKPLFFAFVGSRCYFASSLGAILTFPGIKRELDVVTFSHYLSTIRTTLGQRTLVQGVSTLEPGSMLELSPRLPVAMPHRYWQLPAVPASAKRQRDIREVAEEVRAHVRRAVQRQLISDVPLGGFLSGGLDSTIIASQASELTLGHYHCYTVGYEREGTFGQAYHEFPYVDLAAEAYNLRCQKTLLSEEDYLDDWQHLIAQKGQPLSTPNEVGIYRLARALRKEYTVALSGEGADEVFAGYTLPYASAWDFERAGTLGGWPQAEREAYQKSLRRLYGVDQFGNLTEHYFRLNSWVPLSLKFQILNPATIRDTQNDEPMFLHYLKVLEGLKELSPMDRYLHLHAQINLEGLLSRLDSSTMAASVEGRVPFTDPELMTLAFQLPDHQKLDWADDEAREMGKTLNAQELDQRGLVLPKRVLREGFRHEVPMEILTRPKVSFPTPFQECLAGPWRTFARETLLGSELVDELCNGEAVQFLLERSQERMFNLALWPLLNIALWAESHDISLPAANSSSDVASATTP
- a CDS encoding chemotaxis protein CheA, whose protein sequence is MSAADFEVLINRLLTEIMLARGGQDEGMIPVYALLSEWADMELDIHPALIGSRDRAKAHLDQLLDDAKPWDDATITEFRQWLQWCEAHAGTDAKGALEAYRFGFDGEATEANTAEEVEAAASEDTPAEEQPQRVDLESDPELLNEFLSEAYEHLEVVEQQVLTLENDPEDAEALAAVFRAYHTIKGVAGFLQLEAIQRLAHEVESLLDLARNATIKLDSVLITLILQSRDRLLQLTEQIEKALRTGHQPDVAIPVHALIEEVKVATQRALSGETAPAPVAAHKEEEATGFAEEDEEPEPLEPEIEAVAKAPVSLATARAAEALKEAEQQMSANGNARVNATIRVDYEKVSNLMDMVGELVIVESQLAAASEEAMHANQHFQRMMNQLKRITKDLQHTSMALRLVPIKPSFQKVARMVRDLSRGFGKSVDFIMEGEDTELDRSVVEQIADPLVHMVRNAIDHGLEANEEERIKAGKTPSGKIALKAYQMGSTIVIELSDDGRGLNSEKILKKATERGLIDGNRDLTKEEIYQMIFLPGFSTAEKVTDISGRGVGMDVVRRNIESLRGTVQVTSAPGQGTTFKIKLPLTTAIIDGLVVRVGNEKFVLPTGSVRQTIRPEAKQMRVLYGKAEVVVLRDEITPVIRLYEEFGIEGAVTDPTKGNLVIIETFGKHFAMLVDEMVHKQEVVIKSLGAMMRRVRGVSGGAILGDGTIALILDPFSIVAVAADLPENATAGAAVVSA
- a CDS encoding energy transducer TonB, giving the protein MEAAPAEKTEPAGKKPAKVDARTIYAAADVTEQPQVEVSPVFRRPPTISVPAEEVLVVLSYAVMDDGRVGPVIIHESNDPAFRGEILLALNRARYKPAKIGDKDVHAWQTKAFAIPANAPFWKDDKEDNPIYELSDDIEKPTMIGHPRITYPIALKNRRITGSVKLKYLINNDGRTGIMVIEHSDHPLFTGAVIFAMRDQRFNPGKKNGKPINVWVDQEFPFDLR
- a CDS encoding ATP-binding protein, yielding MIGREAELQALQEGLSMPYARSSACLQLSGPVGIGKTRLVKELLAQLKQRQRSIWVLALDKQTLLEGGPTLVSALQVQGLKPDLERLAELFRQSARAGEGDLAQILIDLFESRSRSGWTPLTRLVFVLEDFAAWPEFKLREWRSAVRMLGADESNIIEHIDFVVTGHDAEDLSQAWQDYGLAEVSVVPLVLSPLTAPAAEALLHALGVPGPRHRPLVEQAQGMPATLLALAEKENAARAEASQLSLVEALFDDFPSRFHPLLHAGAALHQLARDGIEILLKRPLLGEEWKEFARLCREALQEAGVTSWGADFRQQILEYAQQVLKRPAFPDNLVRAINELTDILPDEMVRRQIVFFSPFFYFTSDLLKEVYPGQSAALEAMLKARPEAFIEVEGLYQLSPELQRPVLAYAELTGFDRDGQTRSRVQKLWKLRQEGLRKDIEQQEKDYQDLQQRLDSCSRELDRQLKSYQNLVEDENRLREAQIVKTVAPRPQRSGPTRLHRTIGGIAAEVLGIFFLYNGIIFTRDFNVVYCFIGLVLVMGGIMGNIGSPQPAFAQSAPVAPRAPVENRATENATPSHLRRLREYQVKTLQERKRSLQQRMQRMKKSLQETENRLQQAYVY